Within Anolis sagrei isolate rAnoSag1 chromosome X, rAnoSag1.mat, whole genome shotgun sequence, the genomic segment GTACCCCCGCCCGCGGCTGGCCCCCGAGCCCCTCAGCCCCTTCCCGGTCTCCCCGCTGGCCGGGCCGGCCGCCCTGCTGCCGCCCCCGCAGCTCTCTCCGGCGCTGCCGCTGACCCCCTCCCACCTGAACTACACCCCGTCCCCCACTCTCAGCCCCATGTTCCCCCCCGGAGGGGGCGGCGGCGGCAGTGGGGGCTCCCACTTCTCCTTCAGTGCCGAGGACATGAAGCGCTACCTGCAGGCCCACACGCAGAGCGTCTACAACTACCACCTCAGCCCCCGGGCCTTCCTCCACTACCCCAGCACCATCGTCATCCCGCAGCCCCAGCGCCTGGAGAAGCCCCCGCTGCCGCCTCCGCTGCCGCCCCCGCAGGCCGAGGAGCCCCCCACCCCCTTCAAGTTCAAACTCCAGCCCCCGCCCCTCGGCCGACGGAACCGCGACAAGCAACAAGCCCCGCCTTCCGCCACGGCCCCCAGCGAGCCCTCCAACGGGGGTCCCTCTTCCGCCGCGGAGATGCCATCGCTCCCGCCGCTCTTACCCCAGATCAAGGTGGAGCCCATTTCGGAGGGGGAGTCAGAGGAGGACCTCACCGTCGAAGTGACCGACATCAGTGAGGATGACGACGACGAGGAGGTCTTCAAGCCCCCCACAGCGCCCCCCGAAAAGGCGGAggagccggaggaggaggaggtgggagaAGCTCAGGTTGCGGCGGCAGCGGTGGCCGAAGCCCCAATGCCGTTGTCGTCAGCAGCAGCGGAGAGCGGCAAATGCATCCCGCTGAAGCTGCGTTTCAAGCGCCGTTGGAGCGAGGACCAGCGGCTGGAGGCCGGAGCGGGGACCGAGGAGACGGACGACAAGAAGGTCAAGGGGGAGGAGAGCGAGGACAACAGCGGAGGCGGCCTTGGGGCCGGGACAGGGATGGGGCCGGGCGGCCGGCGGATCAGCACTGAGCTGCAGCGGGCGACGGCCGAACTGACCCTGGAGAACCGGGATTCCTAGAGCCGGCCGACcaatggacggacggacggacagactgACCGCCGAGGGGCACGGCTCTTGCTGCCTTAACTCAGAGATGACCtgcctttcctcctccccccacgAGACTCcccacctccttccctccctgttttgTCCCAAAACTGGACATTTTGTTGtttcttctttattatttttttttctggacgccaggaaaaacaacaaatggggggggggtacGGTGGGGCAGGGGCGGGGGGAATATCAAAGCAGTTTTTACTTGTCTATAAgcgtatatataattataaatatgactctatatatatattatatataagctTTGCAGGGGTGGGGGGATTTATAAAAGTATGTTGGTGCAACTTTTAGgtaacaccccccctccccagtttCCCTCCAAATGCAGTTCCAAGgccttttttattgttgttgttgttgttgttaatgagaGATAAACAAATCAGGAAAAAGGAGCAGGAAAGAAACCCTgccctccttcctttgcctttctttggggggaggggggcatccaGGTGGTCTTGCAGAAGATCCCACCCTGGTTTCTGTCTCTTTTCTTGCCCCCCCCCTTGCAGCCCCCTCCCATTGGTGAGAAGAAGCACAAGATAAGACTTttcaggaccccccccccaatgggacTGGAAGGAGAATTAGCCATatctgcagccccccccccccccccacaattgcACGTCCAAAATAGCACTAAGAGGGGCGCCTGTGCCTGGGAGGCGGGGAGGGGGAGGCACGCCATGAgcgcccctccccctttcttgccTTATTTTCTGAAGAGAGACCgagtccttccccccccccttgcttgCCATCAAAGTGGGCAGGAaaccctctcctctctcttttgtGGCCCCTCCTGCAATCTGTCATTGAGcccctccctccaaagaaatccccccccccaaagttcatCCCTTTACTTAACCAAAAAAGAAGCAGCGGGGGCCTCTGGACCCGTTGCACATGGCAGCCGCTCCCCCAGGTCTTGCTGGGGGGCAATGGGGTTATTTGGGGGGGTCTTATGGGGCCTCTAAGTGCCTGTTCAATAAGTTCCTGTTcctgggtttggggggggggaggggagaaaagaaggggcgccccccccccctttgggctCCTCTCATTTTCTCCATTCAGCCCCTCCCTCTGCCTCCCGCCAACGACAATGACATTTTGGGGGAGTCTTCAGTGCCTCCTTTGGATTCCTTCCTTCCGCTCCCAGGAAGTGGCTGGAAACGGCCCTCCAGGGAGGACGGCAGCCTCACGGTGCCTtcaactaaaaagaaaaaaaagcagggaTTCTCCATAGAAAAcccacatctcccccccccccataaacaaGCCCCTCCCTCCAGGTTGGGCCCCAAGCCATGAAGGGCCTCGCCAGGCCTTTGTTTCGGGGTGCTCttctcttctgttgttgttgttgttgatattgctTCCAGACAAAGAgacgttgcccccccccccccactttgagcCCCGCTTTTGGGGCCCGTTTCCACGCGGAGGGGTGCCTTACGCAGCCTTATTCAGATCCTTGTACATATCAAAGAACTgggtggggggaggagagggTCTCCATTTAAGAATGTAAGcggtttttggggggagggagggaggggggaatggggaaGACACGTTTTGAACACAAGCAACCAATAATAAAGGGTTTTGAGATTTTATAACCTTGTGATCCCTGCTTTGGGTTTGTTCTCGGTGAATGGATCTTGCATTGCGGGGCCACTTGAGGCCATCCAGAAGggtcaacagcctcagtccctttcctttttcccctcagcagcctcagtcctttcctTATCCCTCTCGGCAACCtcacccccttttcttttccctctcggcagcctcagtccctttccttttccccctcggcagcctcagtccctttcctttttcccctcggcagcctcactccctttccttcttcccctcagcagcctcagtcccttcctttttcccctcagcagcctcagtctctttccttttccctctcagcagcctcagtccctttccttttcctctaaacagcctcagtcctttcctttcccccctcagcagcctcagttcctttccttttccctctcagcagcctaagtccctttccttttcctctcaacagcctcagtcctttccttttccctctcagcagcctcagtccctttcctttttcccctcagcagcctcagtctctttctttttcccctcagcagcctcagtcccttttcttttccctctcggcagcctcagtccctttcctttcccccctcagcagcctcagtccctttcttttcctcctcagcagcctcagtctttttccttttcccctcagcagcctcagtcccttttcttttccctctcggcagcctcagtccctttcctttttcccctcggcagcctcagtctctttccttttccctatcagcagcctcagtccctttcctttttcccctcggcagcctcagtctctttccttttccctctcagcagcttcagtccctttcctttttctcctcagcagcctcggtccctttccttttccctatcagcagcctcagtccctttcctttttcccctcggcagcctcagtccctttcctttttcccctcggcagcctcagtctctttccttttccctctcagcagcttcagtccctttcctttttctcctcagcagcctcggtccctttccttttccctatcagcagcctcagtccctttcctttttcccctcggcagcctcagtccctttcctttttcccctcggcagcctcagtctctttccttttccctctcagcagcttcagtccctttcctttttctcctcagcagcctcggtccctttccttttccctatcagcagcctcagtccctttcctttttcccctcggcagcctcagtccctttcctttttcccctcggcagcctcagtctctttccttttccctctcagcagcttcagtccctttcctttttcccctcggcagcctcagtctctttccttttccctatcagcagcctcagtccctttcctttttcccctcggcagcctcagtccctttccttttctctctcagcagcttcagtccctttcctttttctcctcagcagcctcggtccctttccttttccctatcagcagcctcagtccctttcctttttcccctcggcagcctcagtccctttcctttttcccctcggcagcctcagtctctttccttttccctctcagcagcttcagtccctttcctttttcccctcggcagcctcagtctctttccttttccctatcagcagcctcagtccctttc encodes:
- the LOC132780058 gene encoding ETS domain-containing transcription factor ERF: MKTPADSGFAFPDWAYKPESSPGSRQIQLWHFILELLRKEEYHEVIAWQGDYGEFVIKDPDEVARLWGVRKCKPQMNYDKLSRALRYYYNKRILHKTKGKRFTYKFNFNKLVLVNYPFIDMGMAGGAVPQSAPPVPSGGSHFRFPPSTPSDLLSPSEDLRSPGVFSAVARRLARGSVSDCSDGTSANSEVEESLAEEQRRGGGGEVGFRGPPLPGHPRLAHESLFRVYPRPRLAPEPLSPFPVSPLAGPAALLPPPQLSPALPLTPSHLNYTPSPTLSPMFPPGGGGGGSGGSHFSFSAEDMKRYLQAHTQSVYNYHLSPRAFLHYPSTIVIPQPQRLEKPPLPPPLPPPQAEEPPTPFKFKLQPPPLGRRNRDKQQAPPSATAPSEPSNGGPSSAAEMPSLPPLLPQIKVEPISEGESEEDLTVEVTDISEDDDDEEVFKPPTAPPEKAEEPEEEEVGEAQVAAAAVAEAPMPLSSAAAESGKCIPLKLRFKRRWSEDQRLEAGAGTEETDDKKVKGEESEDNSGGGLGAGTGMGPGGRRISTELQRATAELTLENRDS